A window from Solea senegalensis isolate Sse05_10M linkage group LG15, IFAPA_SoseM_1, whole genome shotgun sequence encodes these proteins:
- the LOC122781906 gene encoding atlastin-2-like isoform X6 — MAEVRRLRSRNHFKPSHKNRMVDEGLSGVEDVPIFQQKQKPPLAKTEELEDELLPRTMASKLSKNASLTPSPDEGIHEDEAVTEEEQKAHPIQIVLANEDEHSFELDAAALEKILLQDHVKDLNVVVVSVAGAFRKGKSFLLDFMLRYMHNQQNHSWIGGDDEPLTGFTWRGGCERETTGIQIWSEVFVVDKPDGSKVAVLLVDTQGAFDSQSTIKDCATVFALSTMTSSVQVYNLSQNIQEDDLQHLQLFTEYGRLAMEEIYLKPFQSLMFLIRDWSYPYEHNYGLKGGNNFLDKRLQVKQNQHEELQNVRKHIHSCFSSIGCFLLPHPGLKVATNPYFDGRLKDIDDDFKRELAKLVPLLLDPERLVEKEIGGNKVTCRDLLEYFKAYIKIYQGEELPHPKSMLQATAEANNLTAVAGAKDMYGKSMEQICGGDKPYIAPADLERCHEEFRTHSVRYFRSVKKMGGDEFCQRYQNQLESELDEAYTNFSKHNDGKNIFYAARTPATLFAVMFVTYVVSGVTGFIGLSTLASLANLVMGIALLSLCAWAYVKYSGEFREVGTMIDEVAETLWVQQMLSKVRVQLPVSLNFFLLFSSILSDFLSVSPPPTTTAVFFLFMYVKIPLALTQSQHVGVK; from the exons GCTTGAGTGGTGTGGAAGATGTCCCCATTTTCCAACAGAAGCAGAAGCCTCCTTTAGCCAAGACAGAAGAACTGGAGGATGAATTGCTTCCCAGGACCATGGCCTCAAAATTAAGCAAAAATGCCAGCCTCACCCCCTCACCAGACGAAGGGATTCATGAAGATGAG GCTGTGACAGAGGAGGAACAAAAAGCCCATCCCATCCAGATTGTCCTTGCCAATGAAGATGAGCACAGCTTTGAGCTTGATGCTGCAGCGCTGGAGAAGATCCTGCTGCAAGATCACGTGAAGGACCTGAATGTAGTGGTCGTGTCTGTGGCCGGAGCCTTCCGCAAGGGCAAGTCCTTCCTGTTGGACTTCATGCTGCGGTACATGCACAATCAG CAGAATCACTCGTGGATTGGAGGTGACGATGAGCCTCTGACAGGCTTCACCTGGAGAGGAGGCTGCGAGAGGGAAACCACAGGAATTCAGATCTGGAGCGAAGTGTTTGTGGTTGACAAACCAGATGGCAGCAAG GTAGCTGTACTCCTCGTTGACACTCAGGGAGCGTTTGACAGCCAGTCCACAATAAAGGACTGTGCCACTGTGTTTGCCCTCAGCACAATGACGAGCTCTGTACAG GTGTACAATCTCTCCCAGAATATACAGGAGGATGACCTACAACATCTGCAG CTTTTCACAGAATACGGTCGCCTGGCAATGGAAGAGATCTACCTGAAACCTTTCCAG tCGCTGATGTTCCTGATTCGTGACTGGAGTTACCCTTATGAGCATAACTATGGCCTAAAAGGAGGCAACAACTTCCTAGACAAAAGACTGcag GTAAAACAGAACCAACATGAAGAGTTGCAAAATGTAAGGAAGCACATCCACTCCTGCTTCTCCAGCATCGGCTGCTTCCTGCTGCCACATCCTGGCCTCAAGGTGGCCACCAACCCTTACTTTGATGGCAGGCTGAAAG ACATCGATGATGATTTTAAGAGGGAGCTGGCCAAGCTAGTGCCACTCCTCCTGGACCCAGAGAGACTGGTAGAGAAGGAGATTGGAGGAAATAAAGTCACCTGCAGAGATCTCCTGGAGTACTTTAAG GCTTACATAAAGATCTACCAAGGTGAGGAGCTGCCTCACCCCAAGTCCATGCTGCAG GCGACAGCAGAAGCCAACAACTTGACTGCAGTGGCAGGAGCCAAAGACATGTATGGAAAGAGCATGGAGCAG ATTTGCGGTGGGGATAAGCCATACATTGCCCCGGCCGACCTGGAGCGCTGCCACGAAGAGTTCCGCACACACTCTGTACGTTACTTCCGCTCTGTGAAGAAAATGGGCGGCGACGAGTTTTGCCAGCGCTACCAGAACCAACTGGAATCCGAGTTGGACGAGGCCTACACCAACTTCTCCAAACACAACGATGGCAAAAACATCTTCTATGCAGCGCGCACGCCCGCCACGCTGTTTGCGGTCATGTTCGTCACCTACGTGGTGTCCGGCGTGACCGGCTTCATCGGTCTGAGCACCTTAGCCTCCCTAGCTAACCTGGTCATGGGCATCGCACTGCTGTCACTCTGCGCCTGGGCGTACGTGAAGTATTCTGGAGAGTTTCGGGAGGTGGGAACGATGATAGATGAGGTGGCTGAGACTCTCTGGGTACAG CAGATGCTTAGCAAGGTGAGAGTGcaacttcctgtttctctgAACTTCTTCCTGCTGTTCTCATCCATCCTGTCTGATTTCCTCTCCGTTAGTCCTCCTCCTACCACCACGGCagtattctttttatttatgtacgTCAAGATCCCACTCGCACTCACTCAATCACAACATGTAGGTGTTAAATGA
- the LOC122781906 gene encoding atlastin-2-like isoform X1, with protein MAEVRRLRSRNHFKPSHKNRMVDEVCGVDTQHRLEREISLSGVEDVPIFQQKQKPPLAKTEELEDELLPRTMASKLSKNASLTPSPDEGIHEDEAVTEEEQKAHPIQIVLANEDEHSFELDAAALEKILLQDHVKDLNVVVVSVAGAFRKGKSFLLDFMLRYMHNQQNHSWIGGDDEPLTGFTWRGGCERETTGIQIWSEVFVVDKPDGSKVAVLLVDTQGAFDSQSTIKDCATVFALSTMTSSVQVYNLSQNIQEDDLQHLQLFTEYGRLAMEEIYLKPFQSLMFLIRDWSYPYEHNYGLKGGNNFLDKRLQVKQNQHEELQNVRKHIHSCFSSIGCFLLPHPGLKVATNPYFDGRLKDIDDDFKRELAKLVPLLLDPERLVEKEIGGNKVTCRDLLEYFKAYIKIYQGEELPHPKSMLQATAEANNLTAVAGAKDMYGKSMEQICGGDKPYIAPADLERCHEEFRTHSVRYFRSVKKMGGDEFCQRYQNQLESELDEAYTNFSKHNDGKNIFYAARTPATLFAVMFVTYVVSGVTGFIGLSTLASLANLVMGIALLSLCAWAYVKYSGEFREVGTMIDEVAETLWVQQMLSKVRVQLPVSLNFFLLFSSILSDFLSVSPPPTTTAVFFLFMYVKIPLALTQSQHVGVK; from the exons GCTTGAGTGGTGTGGAAGATGTCCCCATTTTCCAACAGAAGCAGAAGCCTCCTTTAGCCAAGACAGAAGAACTGGAGGATGAATTGCTTCCCAGGACCATGGCCTCAAAATTAAGCAAAAATGCCAGCCTCACCCCCTCACCAGACGAAGGGATTCATGAAGATGAG GCTGTGACAGAGGAGGAACAAAAAGCCCATCCCATCCAGATTGTCCTTGCCAATGAAGATGAGCACAGCTTTGAGCTTGATGCTGCAGCGCTGGAGAAGATCCTGCTGCAAGATCACGTGAAGGACCTGAATGTAGTGGTCGTGTCTGTGGCCGGAGCCTTCCGCAAGGGCAAGTCCTTCCTGTTGGACTTCATGCTGCGGTACATGCACAATCAG CAGAATCACTCGTGGATTGGAGGTGACGATGAGCCTCTGACAGGCTTCACCTGGAGAGGAGGCTGCGAGAGGGAAACCACAGGAATTCAGATCTGGAGCGAAGTGTTTGTGGTTGACAAACCAGATGGCAGCAAG GTAGCTGTACTCCTCGTTGACACTCAGGGAGCGTTTGACAGCCAGTCCACAATAAAGGACTGTGCCACTGTGTTTGCCCTCAGCACAATGACGAGCTCTGTACAG GTGTACAATCTCTCCCAGAATATACAGGAGGATGACCTACAACATCTGCAG CTTTTCACAGAATACGGTCGCCTGGCAATGGAAGAGATCTACCTGAAACCTTTCCAG tCGCTGATGTTCCTGATTCGTGACTGGAGTTACCCTTATGAGCATAACTATGGCCTAAAAGGAGGCAACAACTTCCTAGACAAAAGACTGcag GTAAAACAGAACCAACATGAAGAGTTGCAAAATGTAAGGAAGCACATCCACTCCTGCTTCTCCAGCATCGGCTGCTTCCTGCTGCCACATCCTGGCCTCAAGGTGGCCACCAACCCTTACTTTGATGGCAGGCTGAAAG ACATCGATGATGATTTTAAGAGGGAGCTGGCCAAGCTAGTGCCACTCCTCCTGGACCCAGAGAGACTGGTAGAGAAGGAGATTGGAGGAAATAAAGTCACCTGCAGAGATCTCCTGGAGTACTTTAAG GCTTACATAAAGATCTACCAAGGTGAGGAGCTGCCTCACCCCAAGTCCATGCTGCAG GCGACAGCAGAAGCCAACAACTTGACTGCAGTGGCAGGAGCCAAAGACATGTATGGAAAGAGCATGGAGCAG ATTTGCGGTGGGGATAAGCCATACATTGCCCCGGCCGACCTGGAGCGCTGCCACGAAGAGTTCCGCACACACTCTGTACGTTACTTCCGCTCTGTGAAGAAAATGGGCGGCGACGAGTTTTGCCAGCGCTACCAGAACCAACTGGAATCCGAGTTGGACGAGGCCTACACCAACTTCTCCAAACACAACGATGGCAAAAACATCTTCTATGCAGCGCGCACGCCCGCCACGCTGTTTGCGGTCATGTTCGTCACCTACGTGGTGTCCGGCGTGACCGGCTTCATCGGTCTGAGCACCTTAGCCTCCCTAGCTAACCTGGTCATGGGCATCGCACTGCTGTCACTCTGCGCCTGGGCGTACGTGAAGTATTCTGGAGAGTTTCGGGAGGTGGGAACGATGATAGATGAGGTGGCTGAGACTCTCTGGGTACAG CAGATGCTTAGCAAGGTGAGAGTGcaacttcctgtttctctgAACTTCTTCCTGCTGTTCTCATCCATCCTGTCTGATTTCCTCTCCGTTAGTCCTCCTCCTACCACCACGGCagtattctttttatttatgtacgTCAAGATCCCACTCGCACTCACTCAATCACAACATGTAGGTGTTAAATGA
- the LOC122781906 gene encoding atlastin-2-like isoform X2, translating into MAEVRRLRSRNHFKPSHKNRMVDEVCGVDTQHRLEREISLSGVEDVPIFQQKQKPPLAKTEELEDELLPRTMASKLSKNASLTPSPDEGIHEDEAVTEEEQKAHPIQIVLANEDEHSFELDAAALEKILLQDHVKDLNVVVVSVAGAFRKGKSFLLDFMLRYMHNQQNHSWIGGDDEPLTGFTWRGGCERETTGIQIWSEVFVVDKPDGSKVAVLLVDTQGAFDSQSTIKDCATVFALSTMTSSVQVYNLSQNIQEDDLQHLQLFTEYGRLAMEEIYLKPFQSLMFLIRDWSYPYEHNYGLKGGNNFLDKRLQVKQNQHEELQNVRKHIHSCFSSIGCFLLPHPGLKVATNPYFDGRLKDIDDDFKRELAKLVPLLLDPERLVEKEIGGNKVTCRDLLEYFKAYIKIYQGEELPHPKSMLQATAEANNLTAVAGAKDMYGKSMEQICGGDKPYIAPADLERCHEEFRTHSVRYFRSVKKMGGDEFCQRYQNQLESELDEAYTNFSKHNDGKNIFYAARTPATLFAVMFVTYVVSGVTGFIGLSTLASLANLVMGIALLSLCAWAYVKYSGEFREVGTMIDEVAETLWVQMLSKVRVQLPVSLNFFLLFSSILSDFLSVSPPPTTTAVFFLFMYVKIPLALTQSQHVGVK; encoded by the exons GCTTGAGTGGTGTGGAAGATGTCCCCATTTTCCAACAGAAGCAGAAGCCTCCTTTAGCCAAGACAGAAGAACTGGAGGATGAATTGCTTCCCAGGACCATGGCCTCAAAATTAAGCAAAAATGCCAGCCTCACCCCCTCACCAGACGAAGGGATTCATGAAGATGAG GCTGTGACAGAGGAGGAACAAAAAGCCCATCCCATCCAGATTGTCCTTGCCAATGAAGATGAGCACAGCTTTGAGCTTGATGCTGCAGCGCTGGAGAAGATCCTGCTGCAAGATCACGTGAAGGACCTGAATGTAGTGGTCGTGTCTGTGGCCGGAGCCTTCCGCAAGGGCAAGTCCTTCCTGTTGGACTTCATGCTGCGGTACATGCACAATCAG CAGAATCACTCGTGGATTGGAGGTGACGATGAGCCTCTGACAGGCTTCACCTGGAGAGGAGGCTGCGAGAGGGAAACCACAGGAATTCAGATCTGGAGCGAAGTGTTTGTGGTTGACAAACCAGATGGCAGCAAG GTAGCTGTACTCCTCGTTGACACTCAGGGAGCGTTTGACAGCCAGTCCACAATAAAGGACTGTGCCACTGTGTTTGCCCTCAGCACAATGACGAGCTCTGTACAG GTGTACAATCTCTCCCAGAATATACAGGAGGATGACCTACAACATCTGCAG CTTTTCACAGAATACGGTCGCCTGGCAATGGAAGAGATCTACCTGAAACCTTTCCAG tCGCTGATGTTCCTGATTCGTGACTGGAGTTACCCTTATGAGCATAACTATGGCCTAAAAGGAGGCAACAACTTCCTAGACAAAAGACTGcag GTAAAACAGAACCAACATGAAGAGTTGCAAAATGTAAGGAAGCACATCCACTCCTGCTTCTCCAGCATCGGCTGCTTCCTGCTGCCACATCCTGGCCTCAAGGTGGCCACCAACCCTTACTTTGATGGCAGGCTGAAAG ACATCGATGATGATTTTAAGAGGGAGCTGGCCAAGCTAGTGCCACTCCTCCTGGACCCAGAGAGACTGGTAGAGAAGGAGATTGGAGGAAATAAAGTCACCTGCAGAGATCTCCTGGAGTACTTTAAG GCTTACATAAAGATCTACCAAGGTGAGGAGCTGCCTCACCCCAAGTCCATGCTGCAG GCGACAGCAGAAGCCAACAACTTGACTGCAGTGGCAGGAGCCAAAGACATGTATGGAAAGAGCATGGAGCAG ATTTGCGGTGGGGATAAGCCATACATTGCCCCGGCCGACCTGGAGCGCTGCCACGAAGAGTTCCGCACACACTCTGTACGTTACTTCCGCTCTGTGAAGAAAATGGGCGGCGACGAGTTTTGCCAGCGCTACCAGAACCAACTGGAATCCGAGTTGGACGAGGCCTACACCAACTTCTCCAAACACAACGATGGCAAAAACATCTTCTATGCAGCGCGCACGCCCGCCACGCTGTTTGCGGTCATGTTCGTCACCTACGTGGTGTCCGGCGTGACCGGCTTCATCGGTCTGAGCACCTTAGCCTCCCTAGCTAACCTGGTCATGGGCATCGCACTGCTGTCACTCTGCGCCTGGGCGTACGTGAAGTATTCTGGAGAGTTTCGGGAGGTGGGAACGATGATAGATGAGGTGGCTGAGACTCTCTGGGTACAG ATGCTTAGCAAGGTGAGAGTGcaacttcctgtttctctgAACTTCTTCCTGCTGTTCTCATCCATCCTGTCTGATTTCCTCTCCGTTAGTCCTCCTCCTACCACCACGGCagtattctttttatttatgtacgTCAAGATCCCACTCGCACTCACTCAATCACAACATGTAGGTGTTAAATGA